In a single window of the Perca flavescens isolate YP-PL-M2 chromosome 18, PFLA_1.0, whole genome shotgun sequence genome:
- the evlb gene encoding enah/Vasp-like b isoform X3 gives MSEQSICQARASVMVYDDTSKKWVPIKPGQQGFSRINIYHNTANNTFRVVGVKLQDQQVVINYSIVKGLKYNQATPTFHQWRDARQVYGLNFASKEEATTFSNAMLFALNVLSAQDGGPAVQRQVQNGPTSDEMEVQRARQMMEQQQQMQAQLERERRTSNSGSPFQGHPAVLSVAPPVIPPPMNMGGPPPPPPPPGPPPPSAGAPPPPLPPPLPMGGGSHGDEPPAHTGLAAMIAGAKLRRVQRPQDDSSPSGKNEANRTSGGSGGLMEEMNALLARRRKLASERPEDSQNDDPNSPSPSTRSGQNATDGAKKPWDRANSADRSMVSRVRPGGGGSDTDSLDLDRMKQEILEEVFRELHKVKEEIIDAIRHELSRISTT, from the exons CGAGCAGAGTATCTGCCAGGCGCGGGCCTCGGTCATGGTCTACGATGACACCAGTAAGAAGTGGGTGCCTATCAAGCCTGGACAGCAGGGATTCAGCCGTATCAACATCTACCATAACACTGCCAACAACACCTTCAGAGTGGTGGGCGTCAAACTGCAGGACcaacag GTGGTTATCAACTACTCCATAGTGAAGGGCCTCAAGTACAACCAGGCCACCCCGACCTTCCACCAGTGGCGGGACGCCAGGCAGGTCTATGGCCTCAACTTCGCCAGCAAGGAGGAGGCCACAACCTTCTCCAACGCCATGCTCTTTGCTCTTAACGTCCTCAGCGCTCAGGATGGAG GTCCAGCTGTCCAGCGCCAAGTCCAGAATGGGCCAACTTCAGATGAGATGGAAGTTCAGAGAGCGAG GCAGATgatggagcagcagcagcagatgcagGCACAATTGGAGCGGGAGCGACGGACGTCCAACTCAG GTTCTCCTTTCCAAGGCCACCCTGCTGTGCTCTCTGTGGCCCCCCCAGTAATACCTCCCCCAATGAACATGGgtggccctcctccccctccaccaccaccgGGACCTCCACCACCTTCAGCAGGGGCACCCCCACCTCCGCTCCCACCACCACTTCCCATGGGTGGAGGGAGTCACGGGGATGAACCCCCCGCCCATACGGGTCTCGCCGCTATGATCGCTGGAGCCAAACTTCGCCGCGTTCAAAGA CCCCAAGACGACAGCTCTCCAAGCGGCAAAAACGAAGCCAACCGAACAAGTGGAGGAAGCGGAGGACTGATGGAGGAGATGAACGCTCTGTTGGCGCGAAG AAGGAAATTAGCCTCAGAGAGGCCCGAGGACAGCCAAAAT GATGACCCAAATTCTCCGTCACCCAGCACTCGGAGTGGACAGAATGCCACAG ATGGTGCAAAGAAGCCTTGGGACCGAGCTAACTCTGCAGACAGGTCAATGGTTTCAAG GGTACGGCCCGGTGGGGGTGGCAGTGACACAGACTCGTTAGACCTTGACAGAATGAAGCAG GAAATCTTGGAAGAAGTGTTTCGTGAATTGCACAAAGTGAAGGAGGAAATCATCGATG CCATTAGACATGAACTCAGTCGAATTAGCACGACATAA
- the evlb gene encoding enah/Vasp-like b isoform X1, with translation MSIDLHAVSCSSNMHYSRSDTQQRQGELQEHEQSICQARASVMVYDDTSKKWVPIKPGQQGFSRINIYHNTANNTFRVVGVKLQDQQVVINYSIVKGLKYNQATPTFHQWRDARQVYGLNFASKEEATTFSNAMLFALNVLSAQDGGPAVQRQVQNGPTSDEMEVQRARQMMEQQQQMQAQLERERRTSNSGSPFQGHPAVLSVAPPVIPPPMNMGGPPPPPPPPGPPPPSAGAPPPPLPPPLPMGGGSHGDEPPAHTGLAAMIAGAKLRRVQRPQDDSSPSGKNEANRTSGGSGGLMEEMNALLARRRKLASERPEDSQNDDPNSPSPSTRSGQNATDGAKKPWDRANSADRSMVSRVRPGGGGSDTDSLDLDRMKQEILEEVFRELHKVKEEIIDAIRHELSRISTT, from the exons CGAGCAGAGTATCTGCCAGGCGCGGGCCTCGGTCATGGTCTACGATGACACCAGTAAGAAGTGGGTGCCTATCAAGCCTGGACAGCAGGGATTCAGCCGTATCAACATCTACCATAACACTGCCAACAACACCTTCAGAGTGGTGGGCGTCAAACTGCAGGACcaacag GTGGTTATCAACTACTCCATAGTGAAGGGCCTCAAGTACAACCAGGCCACCCCGACCTTCCACCAGTGGCGGGACGCCAGGCAGGTCTATGGCCTCAACTTCGCCAGCAAGGAGGAGGCCACAACCTTCTCCAACGCCATGCTCTTTGCTCTTAACGTCCTCAGCGCTCAGGATGGAG GTCCAGCTGTCCAGCGCCAAGTCCAGAATGGGCCAACTTCAGATGAGATGGAAGTTCAGAGAGCGAG GCAGATgatggagcagcagcagcagatgcagGCACAATTGGAGCGGGAGCGACGGACGTCCAACTCAG GTTCTCCTTTCCAAGGCCACCCTGCTGTGCTCTCTGTGGCCCCCCCAGTAATACCTCCCCCAATGAACATGGgtggccctcctccccctccaccaccaccgGGACCTCCACCACCTTCAGCAGGGGCACCCCCACCTCCGCTCCCACCACCACTTCCCATGGGTGGAGGGAGTCACGGGGATGAACCCCCCGCCCATACGGGTCTCGCCGCTATGATCGCTGGAGCCAAACTTCGCCGCGTTCAAAGA CCCCAAGACGACAGCTCTCCAAGCGGCAAAAACGAAGCCAACCGAACAAGTGGAGGAAGCGGAGGACTGATGGAGGAGATGAACGCTCTGTTGGCGCGAAG AAGGAAATTAGCCTCAGAGAGGCCCGAGGACAGCCAAAAT GATGACCCAAATTCTCCGTCACCCAGCACTCGGAGTGGACAGAATGCCACAG ATGGTGCAAAGAAGCCTTGGGACCGAGCTAACTCTGCAGACAGGTCAATGGTTTCAAG GGTACGGCCCGGTGGGGGTGGCAGTGACACAGACTCGTTAGACCTTGACAGAATGAAGCAG GAAATCTTGGAAGAAGTGTTTCGTGAATTGCACAAAGTGAAGGAGGAAATCATCGATG CCATTAGACATGAACTCAGTCGAATTAGCACGACATAA
- the evlb gene encoding enah/Vasp-like b isoform X2, which yields MSIDLHAVSCSSNMHYSRSDTQQRQGELQEHEQSICQARASVMVYDDTSKKWVPIKPGQQGFSRINIYHNTANNTFRVVGVKLQDQQVVINYSIVKGLKYNQATPTFHQWRDARQVYGLNFASKEEATTFSNAMLFALNVLSAQDGGPAVQRQVQNGPTSDEMEVQRARQMMEQQQQMQAQLERERRTSNSGSPFQGHPAVLSVAPPVIPPPMNMGGPPPPPPPPGPPPPSAGAPPPPLPPPLPMGGGSHGDEPPAHTGLAAMIAGAKLRRVQRPQDDSSPSGKNEANRTSGGSGGLMEEMNALLARRKLASERPEDSQNDDPNSPSPSTRSGQNATDGAKKPWDRANSADRSMVSRVRPGGGGSDTDSLDLDRMKQEILEEVFRELHKVKEEIIDAIRHELSRISTT from the exons CGAGCAGAGTATCTGCCAGGCGCGGGCCTCGGTCATGGTCTACGATGACACCAGTAAGAAGTGGGTGCCTATCAAGCCTGGACAGCAGGGATTCAGCCGTATCAACATCTACCATAACACTGCCAACAACACCTTCAGAGTGGTGGGCGTCAAACTGCAGGACcaacag GTGGTTATCAACTACTCCATAGTGAAGGGCCTCAAGTACAACCAGGCCACCCCGACCTTCCACCAGTGGCGGGACGCCAGGCAGGTCTATGGCCTCAACTTCGCCAGCAAGGAGGAGGCCACAACCTTCTCCAACGCCATGCTCTTTGCTCTTAACGTCCTCAGCGCTCAGGATGGAG GTCCAGCTGTCCAGCGCCAAGTCCAGAATGGGCCAACTTCAGATGAGATGGAAGTTCAGAGAGCGAG GCAGATgatggagcagcagcagcagatgcagGCACAATTGGAGCGGGAGCGACGGACGTCCAACTCAG GTTCTCCTTTCCAAGGCCACCCTGCTGTGCTCTCTGTGGCCCCCCCAGTAATACCTCCCCCAATGAACATGGgtggccctcctccccctccaccaccaccgGGACCTCCACCACCTTCAGCAGGGGCACCCCCACCTCCGCTCCCACCACCACTTCCCATGGGTGGAGGGAGTCACGGGGATGAACCCCCCGCCCATACGGGTCTCGCCGCTATGATCGCTGGAGCCAAACTTCGCCGCGTTCAAAGA CCCCAAGACGACAGCTCTCCAAGCGGCAAAAACGAAGCCAACCGAACAAGTGGAGGAAGCGGAGGACTGATGGAGGAGATGAACGCTCTGTTGGCGCGAAG GAAATTAGCCTCAGAGAGGCCCGAGGACAGCCAAAAT GATGACCCAAATTCTCCGTCACCCAGCACTCGGAGTGGACAGAATGCCACAG ATGGTGCAAAGAAGCCTTGGGACCGAGCTAACTCTGCAGACAGGTCAATGGTTTCAAG GGTACGGCCCGGTGGGGGTGGCAGTGACACAGACTCGTTAGACCTTGACAGAATGAAGCAG GAAATCTTGGAAGAAGTGTTTCGTGAATTGCACAAAGTGAAGGAGGAAATCATCGATG CCATTAGACATGAACTCAGTCGAATTAGCACGACATAA